The following are from one region of the Salvia splendens isolate huo1 chromosome 2, SspV2, whole genome shotgun sequence genome:
- the LOC121780224 gene encoding F-box protein At5g07610-like has protein sequence MHLSLKSLALTLTFAGTVDLSGNLRRIFSSSHKLVPYSVTVPNSKILNLCNGLLLLQSVHPDPVEYHVYNSTTKQSRTISLTDSEDFKKIIGLTLAFDTSKSPHYKIMCVRAKMKPPSARERHCRTSNCQSFTWRVCLEQLTAPTGANFSNGVHCNNVIHGDNYPHTHIYYNINKNVVGNLPHAQVPWHGGRGGVACHCQLQESNGLLYHIIIVSHLGDKSIEVYELQEDYSQWLLKYHDDVGQLPGMVELHYAHSCPWKDYLVQFSRQEIRGDR, from the exons atgcatCTCTCCCTTAAATCTCTCGCTTTGACATTGACTTTCGCCGGCACCGTCGATCTCTCCGGCAATCTCCGGCGGATTT TTTCCAGTAGCCATAAGCTCGTACCTTACAGTGTCACCGTTCCAAACTCAAAAATCTTGAATTTATGCAAcgggctgctgctgctgcagtCTGTCCATCCAGATCCGGTGGAGTACCATGTTTATAattcaaccacaaaacaatCAAGAACCATCAGCCTTACTGATAGTGAGGATTTCAAGAAGATTATTGGGCTTACCTTAGCATTTGATACTTCAAAATCGCCTCATTACAAGATCATGTGTGTCAGGGCTAAAATGAAGCCCCCTTCTGCACGTGAGAGACATTGTCGGACCTCCAACTGTCAGAGCTTCACTTGGAGGGTATGCTTGGAGCAGCTTACAGCTCCTACAGGAGCAAACTTCTCTAATGGAGTACACTGCAACAACGTGATTCACGGGGATAACTATCCTCACACTCATATATACtataatataaacaaaaatgtcGTTGGAAATTTACCTCATGCTCAAGTTCCTTGGCATGGAGGTAGAGGAGGGGTGGCTTGTCACTGTCAACTCCAAGAATCAAACGGTCTTCTCTATCATATCATCATAGTGTCGCACCTTGGTGACAAATCAATAGAAGTTTATGAACTGCAGGAAGATTATTCTCAGTGGCTACTGAAGTATCATGATGATGTTGGGCAGCTTCCGGGAATGGTAGAGTTGCACTATGCTCACTCATGTCCCTGGAAAGATTACCTTGTACAGTTTTCTCGACAAGAGATCCGAGGAGATCGTTGA